The sequence below is a genomic window from Daphnia pulicaria isolate SC F1-1A chromosome 6, SC_F0-13Bv2, whole genome shotgun sequence.
TGCAGAATTTTTGGTAACATTATTACACACACTTATGACTTgcttaacaaattttaaaacttaCAATAGTGATGATCCAGGTCCAAGGTTTCGTCTCCCCAATCTTGTTGATGACTTTCATCTCCCTAATCAAAATTCTGCTCCCCGtctgaattttcttcttcctcttcatcttGAGTTGCTAGGTCTTTAAACAATTAttaacattactaaatttttaaaaaataaaatctaattttactTACTCGGACATTGTTCTGTCAGGTAATGATGCCATTCTTCACACCTGAAAGGAAGATCACAGAActacattcatcatcagtagaCATAACTACAAAAACAAGGGAATTTCTGAGGGGTGAGGGTATTGTCTTTTCTCAACTTAGGAAATAGTAGAAAATTACTATTGTTTTGGTCGTTTAAATTGCGGGCTATCTCCGTCGCTCATTCGTTTCCTTTTATGTTCGTCCTCTTAAATTCAAACAGATAAAAATTAGTATtaaacaataataattttaaataaaaatttacctttAACCAGATCTGAATTGATTTCCTCGTCCATTGTTCCATCAAGATCcattgttgaagaaaaagaaacttcaaGGTCTTCCAGCCCATCATCATCGCTGAAATCAACAATTTCATCACCTGCAGAATTTTTGGTAAATTATTACACACACTTATGAAACAATTCTTAAAACTTACCATAGTGATGATCAAAATCCTCGGTTTCTTCATCCCAGTTTTGTTGAACACCATCCTCCTCCCAATCAAAATTCTGTTCACCATCGgaattgatttcttcttccccctcaTGAGTTTGCACGTCTGTAACCAATTGTTAacattattaaatttaaaaaagagtaaaatctaattttactTACTCGGACATTGTTCTGTCACTGTCAGGGGGTGATGCCATTCATCACATCTGAAAGGAAGATCACAGAGAAAGGGATATACTATATGATTGGCCCGaggtaaaatttataaattttaaacttacgATGGGCACATGTAGGGCGGGTATAAGTCACTCATTTCAATTCACTAGTTTAGATTTAAAAGTTGTAAACTAAACGTAGCtaatttggctttttttttcaatctgaaATTTCGACGTCGTCTGCTCAGTTTTTTTCGGAGTTATACATCAGACTTTTCAAGGGAGAAATAACAATAGTTACTCCATGCTCAATCAATCCAGGTAATAGAAAGCAAGCTGATTTGCCGGAACCAGTCGGCATAACTACCAAACAATCTCGTTTGGACAGAGCAGCTTCAACTACTTCTACTTTCTGTGGCTTcaaaatactaaaaaataaaagttaaatttgttattataaATGTTGTTAAATAATatgttaaataataaaaattataatttgttaaataagaatattaacaaatatttgtttaatttaccGTTCTTGGTTTGATAATTTTACTTGAACGTTGCTGACATCGATTTCAGCGGGATGATTATCAACAATTGGAATTGGTGATGCAattccaatttgtttttttgcaaaGCATctagtaaagaaaaaataactatcattacaatcaaataaaaaacatataCAGTCAAGTACGGTTCTTCAACGGCGTTAATGAAAGCCAGATTGGGTAAAGTCGGTTGTACTAGAGATGCAGAATTCTCCGAAATTGATAGATCGAAAACATCCGATACAGGTTCCCAATCATCCCAAACATTTGCTCTGTATggcaaaaatttattattcagaaatgaataataaatttgatgaatatcttatgtttgaatgaaagCGAGAGCAGTATTTGTCTAAAAGTTCTCTGCTTCCGAGATTCCACGAACAATCACAAAGAATTTTAGGAATGCCATGTTCACGCTTCTCATGTTGAGTTTTGATATTAACGGTTATTAACCCCTGGAATTGTTTTGTTGCAACCAACAACAGTACAATACACTAATGATTCCATCACCTCTGTTTTAAcagatgaaaaaatattgacagtaACAACATTATGAAAATTGGAACACATTTCAGTGATATCCTTTTTTAactgaaatatttgtttttgaatgacCATTTGTtgagttttattttccaaaacgATTGCGGCAGATAAGAGAGGGAGGGGGAAAACGATGTACTTAAAGACTCCAAATGTTAGCAGGGCCGTAATGGCCTGCACATATCGTTCCTCTTCGGCCAACAAGTTGACCACCTCGTTTAACAATTCACCATCGGACATTTTTGGGGTTTCTTGTTTATTTCccatctgaaataaaaaacaaaacttaattaaaataaataatctaaaaataaataaccctAAAACTTACAATTAAAAGGCCGAGAAACAGAGTCTGATGAGCTGAGAGAAAGTGCGACGTTCGAGAAAGTGCGACGTTCGAGATAGGTTAGGCACGCCAAGGgtcacaaatcaaattttgaaaaaaagttcgGAAAGTTTTTGAAAGTTTTTGGAATAAGAGTTTCTTTCttcaaaagaaggaaagaaagaaggaaggaaTTGAAGTATTAATTAGAAGGTTCAAAGTGGAACTTTGTCCGGAttccaaatgaaattgaaatcgtTTAAAGTGGAGCTGGCTGCGGATTCATTAATCCTCCCACACATTCACTATTGCtgtaaaacacaaacaaatttattaatcaaaagaataaaattgaaaattaaaaaaatttacatttgccAAGAGTTGGTTGGTGGCTCTGGACAAGTATCATTTCCAGTTGTCGGTGGAGGTAGCGTTGGGGTAGGAGGTGCTGGTTGATTAGGAATGGCAGGAGGAGCAGGAGGTTATTGAAGTACTCCTTGCGCCAGTCGTTAAGATCTTGGAGGAGGGGGATCACGATGTATTTAATGACACCAAATGAAAGAAGGTCTGTCATCGCCTGAATAAATTTCTCTTCCTCTGCCAACAAATTGATGATTTCACTCATCAATTCTGCATCGGAAAGATCAGACTAGGTGTGGGTATTTGAGTttaaggaaggaaggaaggaaggaaagaaggaaggaaggaaggaattgaagtttgaaattgaaatttttttaaagtgtaaCTTGCTCCGGATCCACTAAAATTGCCACGTGTTCAtgatttctgtaaaaaaaccaaaaaataaattaatgaaaagaattgaaaatttaaaaaaaatttacgtttGCCAAGTGACGGCAGGAGGCTCTGGAACACTAACAGGAttagttggtggtggtggttgagatgatgGTGGAGTCGGATTGTCAGCAGCAAGagcagttttttaaaatagtctTTGCGCTTTTCATTCAGGtcctggaggaggaggaccacTATGAACTTAAACACGCCAAAAGAAATAAGGCCTTTAATGGCCTGAACGAACTTCTCTTCCTCCCCCAACAAATTGATGATTTGAGTCATCATTTTAGAGTCGGAAAGTTCAGTGGATTTTGTGTGGGTGTTTCCCATCTGAAATTAAGGAAAACGCAATTAGAGCTTACCTAACACATTCAGATATTCCTGACACTGAATAAAAATGTCTAGGGAGTTAGTGTTTAGAGCTTCGCAAAAAACTTCATATATCTCCTGCTGGAAACATGGAGATAAAACCTAAGCTCTTTAGGTAACGGTCCAGTGCCCTCAACACATGAAAATGGCAAAGTAATTGCGTCGAGTGGGGAAACATGCAGCGATTTCTGCACAGTCCTTGTCTTATGTGACAACAAAACTGTTTAATGATTTCGAAATTGGCCAAAACTCTTTAGGTATTGAATGTTAAACAAAACTAAGACGACATTGTCTGTTATTGTGAACTGCAAGTTTTTGTTGCCAAGTGCGCCCTCGGAGCCCGCCTATGATATAAATTACCAATGAACTGCAaacaagcaaaacaaaatttaaacgaCAGAACTGTAGTCGTCTGCATTCAGCGTTGCTACATCTTTTGGACAGCTTGACTTTCCGTTTCGTCCGCTTTTATACAGGTGCAGTAGGAGTGGACATCGGACAGCCGACTTCAGCTTTAACTTCAGACACAACCTTTTGAACTTTCTCTGGCTGTGGATGAGAAGGTTCTTTTGTGAGAAGTTTATCTTTAATATCCTAAATAACCAAGGTGGTGCCGTGACGGGCTGCACCCCAAAAACTGTTTCGCGATTTTTGGTTCTTTTACCTGGGTATTTTTGTCTGACTGCTTGCTTGTTGGGTGTTTTCGTTGTGGAGACTTTTTGCATCCACGTGGCTctttttggtaatttttccacaatttttttctgattttagtGCCTTCTTTCTGTCCTCCCACCTCTTTTCAAGTGACACTTTGAAACAGCATGACCGTATAGCACACTGACAACCTAGGGACGGCGTTAGGAGGTTCTTCTCAGCCTCTTTCTCAACTATTTTTAATTACGGTGGCTTTACACCAACCGAACTTCCTACCACGTAAGTGTCGATGAAAACTATTTTCCCTAAATTTTCGTCTTCACTTGTTTCAGCAGTATCtaaacaatatttaaaataaaaaaaatctgtttgaTTGTAATTactattaaataaaattgccTTGAGTAATTGAGTTGCTGTTAATTtcgtattcttagttttagaTTGTGTTCCTTCTGTCGTTGAAGGAGTGGTGCACCCTGGTTGGTCTTCTACTATTAATTTGAGACGGTCGCGATTGAGTctccttttttcgttttgaatttttctttcagcgATTGGCGTGCGTTTTTTAATTCCCTCTCTGGCAGCAAAGGTGCTGAAACAAATGGATTTGTCTTCAAGATAGAAGTTAGACACAACATCACGAAAGGATTTGGTTTTGAAACACCCCTGAATACATAAATAAGATGTTAGTTTAGTTTAATCAATAAGGAACACAATGAAATTATTACTTAATTATCATGAttaacctttttattttaagactcTAAAGCATTTGTAGTTCTTGGGCATACCGCCCAATGAACATCCGACATTTCAGTGAagctttaaatgaaaaattgggtAATTCGGTTGCCCTCGCCAATCTGCTCATGCACAAACTTTCTCCCACCCTTGATTGTTGGCATTATCAATGTCATTACCCAACATTTAATTTCGTTCATCAGGAATGTTTTCGCCTTTGACAAATCCAATTTCCCACACAGAATATCAAACGCCATTCCAACATTGTCccgtgtttttagttcctatGAATAGACACAGTATAAAATATACGCACTTAACTCAAGAAAATTAAACTTACTGGAATTGCATgagcaattaaaaaaacaattagaagTTACGTCAATTGTAACCTTGTCGGCGATTTTTCAAACCTTTTTTGTGATGGACATCCCATCCTCGAATGGAGTCTTCTTTTTCCACTTGTTGGGTTGGATTACAGTACTTGACTTTGCGCCAAACTATAATCAAGTATCCATCCTCTAACAtcctttccattttcaaattcCCATTGTATGTTCGTAGTTAATtcctgaattatttttaaacgattgtgattttgttttaatgttaGTTTTTGATTGTTATTTACGAGAACTTTTCCAAATGCCGTTTTATAAGTGTACTGCTGGTCATCATCACCCTTGCTAAGACTTGGTAATTCAGGATTTCGTAATTAAACGACACCATATTTAGTGGGTAGGGAAAAGATTTAGCACCTGGAAAAATCACATCTGCTTCAATGACCCTTGATTCGTTTAGCACTTGAAGCATTTGCGGTGTGGCCAAAATACAGAAGTTGAAAAATGCACCATAATgagaaaatctttaaaaaatggttaaatTGACAGTTATTCACAATGAAAATTCTGTTAAAAAGATATACCTGCAAAACGGAGAGCACgcatttatatttccttggctgtttcttcattttccgcattttttgcgtcttTTCGTCGATtgaatcattttaaattgaatcaaCAAGTTGAAATTTTCAATGATATATCGATCAGTAGCACCGAAATAAAGGCCGTTCTTAGCCTTTTTTACGCAATTGGCTAGGGTGCAGGAATTCGAAGTAACCGCTGAAATACTGGAGAGATTGCATGAAATTCTACACCTATAgattgtgaaagaaaaattaccaaCGAAATGGTAATTAGGACTAGTCCAACACACAGAAATACAAAGAATAATACCTTTGCTTATTTCTTTATTGGTTTTTGACGGATCGATTTTCACAGCTTCTTCTATAGCTTGTTCCAGCTTGCTGCCTAACTTCAATCTGACTGGGAAAGAACGTGAATGAACTGCTTCTAAGCCTTCTACACATAGAAATCCGAGCCACCTTCTGTTATCTTTTTCTGATTCTGATCGAAGATAAAGAAAGTAACTGGCAAGAGGTCCGATGCGCTGATGATCACTAAATGGTTGGCATTTCTGCGCTGCAGTTACGGTAACACAGTTTAGGGCTCTCTGTTGAATAGAAGTTTTGCTGACAAGAAACTGGTCAAAATGTGAGAGGGTTGCCAGGTAACTGAGGAGAAAACGTTCTAATGAATCCTTCCAGTTGCGTCCTTGTACTACTGTTGTAGTTTTAACCATCTTGTCGATGGGCTGCACAATTCACTGAAACCTAAACTGAGGTGACTTTGCGCAGGTGAATGGAATGCCCATCTTCTTCGTGTAGGTTTCAAACTCAAGTCCATTGAATGTTGAATCACTGCTTGCCTGAAGGACGCCCAGAATTCCATGTTGAACAGAGATACTTTCTAGGGATGGTATCGCGCTTCTAGCCGATGTGTATCCAGCATGGTGAATTTCTGGATAAAGAGAGTAGTCGTCAATGACTAGAAACAATTCGTGTAGAAATCTATGCTGGAATGACTAAAAGGACTGGAAGGCATTGTTGACATTACTACCGGTTCTCTTTTGTGTgatttttactagctattAGTATGGCTTGTTGGAGAGAATTTCGAATTGTTGGTTCTCCCCTTTTGTTTATGCTTGGGATACGCTTTTCTTCTCATGACTTCTTTAGTTGTTTCACGCATCGTTGGCCTTGATGAGCCAGCTGAATCGCTCTTTCTTGCAGTAGTACAGGGATGCAGAGTTTGTGTGTGACATTTTCACTCACCGCTAGTTTATCACGGCATTTGTAGTATGCTGACATTTTCAGGTTCTTCCAATTTTCAGATTTGACCACTTTGATTGCCGTTTGGAGACCTAGTAAACAAACGACGTCGTCTGAAATGCCTTTAATGCTAGTTCTGCTATCTATGGCAGCATAAtctttttcgttgttttttaatcGGGTGATTACTAAGTAAGCTTGTTGGAAACGCAAAAATTGGTGttatcaaagagaacaaaggAATAGGAAAACAACTATGGATTTATGAGGttagatttatttttgtgGGAAGTAGTCTTGATGGTAATTTCATCTCTCAATACTATATTTGTATTTTCAGGTTACAGTAACGCTGGTGACTTTCCGAGTGAAAACTGATGGTacgcatatcaaacaaatccACAACGCTCGAGATTATATTCGTATTATGCActtgatttttgaaatagaATACTTGTTCAGTTGCAATTCTGATGTTTTGTGAAACTAGGTGGAAACTAGCTGACCATTTATGAGGAAAGCTTAGACCTGATGGCATCCAACCTCAAATGGATGAGGTGGTATTCCAAGAATAACACCTCATCAGATGCAAATTATGACACCCTCTCATAAGTCATAAGCACAGTGCTACCCTCGTCTCTCCTGCATGTTACCGGACTAACTGG
It includes:
- the LOC124344450 gene encoding uncharacterized protein LOC124344450, with protein sequence MSDLYPPYMCPSCDEWHHPLTVTEQCPNVQTHEGEEEINSDGEQNFDWEEDGVQQNWDEETEDFDHHYGDEIVDFSDDDGLEDLEVSFSSTMDLDGTMDEEINSDLVKEDEHKRKRMSDGDSPQFKRPKQYYVY